One window from the genome of Leptospira broomii serovar Hurstbridge str. 5399 encodes:
- a CDS encoding glutathione S-transferase family protein, with the protein MNDLILVIGNKNLSSWSFRPWILLKQAGVPFREVSLKLFTPEYSSVIEKYSPSKKVPVLHDGDLWIWDSLSISEYIAEKFPQLWPKDPSTRAKARSVSAEMHSGFTGLRSNLGMNFTGRIKGKEIPPEALKDIDRIIQIWTENLQSFGGPFLFGKDFTVADAFYAPVVSRFITYDVNLPDLASQYVRTISGLPAYKEWEAEAAKELESA; encoded by the coding sequence ATGAACGATCTCATTTTGGTTATTGGAAATAAGAATCTTTCTTCTTGGTCGTTTCGACCTTGGATACTACTTAAACAAGCCGGTGTTCCGTTTCGGGAAGTTTCGTTAAAACTTTTTACTCCGGAATACTCCTCGGTGATCGAGAAATACTCTCCCTCTAAAAAAGTACCGGTACTCCACGATGGGGATTTATGGATCTGGGATAGTTTAAGCATTAGCGAATATATCGCGGAAAAATTCCCTCAGCTTTGGCCCAAGGATCCTTCGACAAGAGCTAAAGCAAGATCCGTTTCGGCGGAAATGCATTCCGGTTTTACCGGATTGCGTAGCAATCTCGGTATGAATTTTACCGGAAGAATTAAAGGAAAAGAAATCCCCCCGGAGGCGCTAAAAGATATTGATCGAATCATTCAAATCTGGACTGAAAACTTACAGTCGTTTGGCGGACCATTTTTATTCGGAAAAGATTTTACTGTTGCGGACGCGTTCTACGCGCCTGTTGTCTCCAGATTTATCACGTACGACGTAAATCTTCCGGATCTAGCTTCCCAGTATGTTCGAACAATTTCCGGACTGCCCGCATATAAAGAATGGGAAGCGGAAGCAGCCAAAGAATTAGAGAGCGCTTAA
- a CDS encoding PA0069 family radical SAM protein — protein sequence MKKQRRGTISAPEGRFDSVSREIWNEDREEDEGNRTTQFFSEDSKSILTHNDSPDIPIDASINPYRGCEHGCIYCFARPNHAYVDLSPGIDFESKIFVKKNIDRLLINELRKRKGPVETITLGTATDPYQPGERTYRNTRKILEVLLKFRQPTAIITKSSLILRDIDILSEMGKLGILKVYVSVTTLDKELWSTLEPRAPAPGKRLEAIRGLSKGSVPVGAMFAPVIPFLNDSEMETILEEVRNVGASSAGMVLLRLPYEVSQLFVEWLEINYPLKKEKILRVLSEARGGKLYDSDFSQRMTGTGKYAELLQTRFRLATKRFNLNERASFRKDLFRVPEEYQVQPSKNQDLLPGLF from the coding sequence ATGAAAAAGCAACGAAGAGGTACGATTTCCGCACCGGAAGGACGATTCGATTCAGTATCTCGAGAGATCTGGAATGAAGATAGAGAAGAAGACGAAGGAAATCGAACTACTCAATTTTTTTCGGAAGATTCTAAATCGATTCTCACTCATAACGATTCTCCCGATATCCCTATTGACGCGAGTATCAATCCGTATCGCGGTTGCGAGCACGGGTGCATTTATTGTTTTGCGCGTCCAAATCATGCGTATGTGGATCTCTCCCCCGGGATCGATTTCGAGTCCAAAATTTTCGTAAAGAAGAACATAGATCGCCTACTGATCAATGAATTGAGAAAACGCAAAGGCCCGGTAGAAACGATTACCCTCGGAACTGCAACCGATCCGTATCAGCCCGGGGAAAGAACCTATCGGAATACGAGAAAAATTTTAGAAGTCTTACTCAAATTTCGACAACCCACTGCCATCATTACCAAATCATCGTTAATTCTACGAGATATAGATATTTTGTCGGAAATGGGAAAATTAGGCATCCTGAAAGTATATGTTTCGGTAACTACGCTAGATAAAGAACTTTGGTCGACGCTCGAACCCAGAGCCCCCGCTCCTGGAAAGAGATTGGAAGCGATTCGCGGTTTATCAAAGGGATCGGTGCCGGTTGGGGCGATGTTCGCTCCTGTGATTCCTTTTTTAAACGATTCGGAAATGGAAACAATTTTGGAAGAAGTAAGGAATGTCGGCGCTTCCAGTGCCGGAATGGTCCTTCTCCGCCTTCCATACGAAGTATCCCAACTGTTCGTCGAATGGCTGGAAATCAATTACCCGTTAAAAAAGGAGAAGATCCTTCGAGTGCTTAGTGAAGCCCGCGGAGGTAAATTATACGATTCCGACTTTAGCCAACGTATGACCGGAACGGGCAAGTATGCAGAACTTTTACAAACTAGATTCCGGTTGGCGACAAAACGCTTCAATCTAAACGAAAGGGCCTCCTTTCGCAAAGACTTATTCCGAGTTCCGGAGGAATACCAAGTTCAGCCGAGCAAAAATCAGGATCTATTGCCTGGACTTTTTTAG